One genomic segment of Deltaproteobacteria bacterium RBG_16_64_85 includes these proteins:
- a CDS encoding sigma-54-dependent Fis family transcriptional regulator, which yields MASTTRETPPLDILVVDDERNIRKTLTVCLETEGHHVAAVGNFQDAVSEGSRRSFDLAFVDLRLGTASGLDLIPALLASSPWLKIIVITAYASIDTAVEAMRRGATDYLPKPFTPAQVTLAVRKVAEVRSMEQRIAALQEDLGRAAPEVDFISNSPNMRRALNLARQVAPTEAIVLLRGESGTGKTVLARAIHGWSPRAGKPFALVSCPSLSAELLESELFGHVKGAFTGAVRDHPGRIAACEGGTLLLDEIGDLPLSLQPKLLRFLQEREYERVGDSATRKADVRILAATNMDLERAVREGKFREDLLYRLDVIRIEIPPLRERPEDLSVIAERLLAFYGRIHHRCFLGFTEEALKSLKEYPWPGNIRELRNVVERASILCPSDRIGIEVLPATLAPRDVPPKIGDPVRLEKLEEEHIRRVLASAKSLQEAADILGIDQATLWRRRKQYGI from the coding sequence ATGGCTTCCACAACCCGGGAGACCCCTCCGCTCGATATCCTCGTCGTCGATGACGAGAGGAACATCCGCAAGACGCTGACCGTCTGCCTGGAGACGGAGGGGCACCATGTGGCCGCCGTCGGCAATTTCCAGGATGCCGTTTCGGAAGGTTCCAGGCGCTCGTTCGACCTCGCCTTCGTGGACCTTCGGCTCGGCACGGCGAGCGGCCTCGACCTGATCCCCGCTTTGCTCGCCTCGTCGCCTTGGCTGAAGATCATCGTCATCACTGCGTATGCGTCCATCGACACCGCGGTGGAGGCCATGCGAAGGGGCGCGACCGATTACCTTCCGAAACCGTTTACGCCGGCCCAGGTGACGCTTGCGGTCCGAAAAGTGGCGGAAGTCCGGTCGATGGAACAAAGGATCGCGGCTCTTCAGGAAGACCTTGGAAGAGCGGCCCCCGAGGTGGATTTCATCAGCAACAGCCCCAACATGCGGCGGGCCCTGAACCTTGCCAGGCAGGTTGCCCCGACGGAGGCGATCGTCCTCCTGCGGGGGGAGAGCGGAACGGGGAAAACCGTCCTGGCGCGCGCGATTCATGGCTGGAGCCCGCGGGCAGGCAAACCGTTCGCACTCGTTTCCTGCCCTTCGCTTTCCGCGGAATTGCTGGAGAGCGAGCTGTTCGGGCACGTCAAAGGCGCGTTCACCGGCGCCGTCCGCGACCATCCGGGACGCATCGCCGCCTGCGAGGGAGGGACCCTTCTCCTGGATGAAATCGGGGATCTGCCCCTCTCCTTGCAGCCCAAACTGCTGCGTTTTCTGCAGGAGCGGGAATACGAGCGCGTCGGCGACTCCGCAACCCGGAAAGCGGATGTCCGCATTCTCGCGGCCACCAACATGGACCTGGAAAGGGCGGTGCGGGAGGGGAAGTTCCGGGAAGATCTTCTCTATCGGCTCGACGTCATCCGGATCGAGATTCCGCCGTTGCGGGAACGTCCCGAGGACCTGTCCGTCATCGCCGAGCGGCTTCTTGCGTTCTACGGCCGCATCCACCACCGGTGTTTCCTCGGGTTCACCGAAGAGGCGCTGAAATCGCTCAAGGAATATCCGTGGCCGGGGAACATCCGGGAGCTGCGGAACGTTGTCGAACGCGCGTCCATCCTCTGTCCTTCCGACCGGATCGGCATCGAGGTTCTCCCAGCGACGTTGGCGCCCCGGGACGTGCCCCCGAAAATCGGGGACCCGGTTCGCCTGGAAAAGCTCGAAGAGGAGCACATCCGGCGTGTTCTCGCCTCAGCGAAATCGCTGCAGGAGGCCGCTGACATTCTCGGCATCGATCAGGCGACGCTCTGGCGCCGCCGCAAGCAATACGGAATTTAG
- a CDS encoding potassium-transporting ATPase subunit KdpA (catalyzes the hydrolysis of ATP coupled with the exchange of hydrogen and potassium ions): MDRFGWIQLGVFLGVLLLVTRPMGVHLYRVLDAEGKTFLDPVLKPIERLFYRFLRVDPKAEQDWKRYTVSLLAFSVVGVVFTYAVLRLQHVLPLNPQHFGLVSEHLAFNTAVSFTTNTNWQSYGGESTMSYFSQMVGLSFHNFASAASGIAVAGALVRGIARHTAKTIGNFWVDLVRVHLYLLLPICLFYALFLVSQGMIQNFHPYVAAKLVEPGTVHTQTIVQGPMASQVAIKMLGTNGGGVVNANAAHPYENPTPLSNFIQILSIFLIPSGLTYYLGRMVKNQRHGWAVWSAMAVLFLAGVLLCWWAESTGNPRLHALGIDAAGGNMEGKETRFGIFNSALFATVTTDASCGAVNAMHDSFTPLGGLVPLINIQLGEVVFGGVGSGLYGMLVFVVLTVFLAGLMVGRTPEYLGKKIESYDVKVSALAVLILIFDILGFTVWAVASRWGLAGLNNAGPHGFSEILYAFSSATGNNGSAFAGLTANTYWYNTTLGLAMLIGRFFFIVPVLALAGNLAKKKIVPESGGSFPVSGGTFVVLLVGTVLIVGVLSFFPALSLGPIVEHFMMVHSNVVF, encoded by the coding sequence ATGGATCGTTTCGGCTGGATTCAACTCGGGGTTTTCCTGGGCGTCCTCCTGCTCGTCACCCGGCCGATGGGCGTCCATCTCTATCGGGTCCTGGACGCGGAAGGGAAGACGTTTCTTGACCCGGTTCTCAAGCCCATCGAACGGCTCTTTTACCGATTCCTGCGGGTCGACCCGAAAGCGGAGCAGGATTGGAAGCGGTACACGGTTTCCCTCCTGGCGTTCAGCGTGGTCGGGGTCGTTTTCACGTATGCCGTCCTGCGATTACAGCACGTTCTTCCGCTCAACCCGCAGCATTTCGGTCTCGTGAGCGAGCACTTGGCTTTCAACACGGCGGTCAGTTTCACCACGAACACCAACTGGCAAAGTTACGGAGGGGAGTCCACAATGTCGTACTTCTCCCAAATGGTGGGGCTTTCTTTTCACAATTTTGCCTCCGCCGCCTCCGGCATCGCCGTGGCAGGTGCGCTCGTGCGCGGGATCGCGCGACACACCGCCAAGACCATCGGCAACTTCTGGGTGGATCTGGTCCGGGTGCACCTCTACCTGCTTCTCCCCATCTGCCTTTTCTATGCGCTTTTCCTGGTCTCCCAGGGGATGATCCAGAACTTCCATCCGTATGTCGCCGCAAAGCTGGTCGAGCCCGGGACCGTGCACACCCAGACCATCGTGCAGGGCCCGATGGCATCGCAGGTGGCCATCAAGATGCTCGGCACCAACGGAGGCGGGGTTGTGAACGCCAACGCCGCGCATCCTTACGAGAACCCGACGCCCCTTTCCAACTTCATCCAGATCCTCTCGATCTTTCTGATCCCCAGCGGACTGACCTATTACCTGGGGCGGATGGTGAAGAACCAGCGGCACGGCTGGGCGGTATGGAGCGCGATGGCCGTCCTCTTCCTGGCGGGGGTTCTCCTCTGCTGGTGGGCGGAAAGCACGGGAAACCCACGGCTCCACGCGCTGGGGATCGACGCCGCCGGCGGGAACATGGAAGGGAAGGAGACCCGTTTCGGAATCTTCAACTCCGCCCTTTTTGCCACCGTGACCACGGACGCTTCCTGCGGAGCGGTGAATGCGATGCATGACTCCTTCACCCCGCTCGGGGGCCTCGTCCCGCTGATCAACATACAACTGGGAGAAGTGGTCTTCGGAGGGGTCGGATCGGGCCTGTACGGGATGCTCGTCTTCGTGGTGCTGACCGTGTTCCTGGCGGGACTGATGGTGGGCCGCACGCCGGAATATCTCGGTAAGAAGATCGAGTCGTACGACGTGAAGGTCAGCGCGCTCGCCGTGCTGATCCTCATTTTCGATATCTTGGGGTTCACGGTATGGGCGGTTGCAAGCCGATGGGGACTTGCTGGTTTGAACAACGCGGGCCCGCACGGGTTCAGCGAGATCCTGTACGCGTTTTCCTCCGCCACGGGGAACAACGGCAGCGCCTTTGCGGGACTCACCGCCAATACCTACTGGTACAACACGACGCTTGGGCTAGCGATGCTGATCGGGCGGTTCTTCTTCATCGTGCCGGTCCTGGCGTTGGCCGGAAACCTGGCGAAGAAGAAGATCGTCCCGGAAAGCGGCGGAAGCTTCCCCGTCTCGGGGGGTACCTTCGTCGTCCTGCTGGTGGGAACGGTTCTGATCGTCGGCGTGTTGTCGTTCTTTCCCGCTCTTTCCCTGGGGCCCATCGTCGAGCACTTCATGATGGTCCATTCCAACGTCGTCTTCTAG
- a CDS encoding potassium-transporting ATPase subunit B, producing the protein MAVKKHSLFDREIVQQAVIASFPKLHPRTLMKNPVLFATEVGAFITTVGLFFRPAGEPLGFSLQVAIWLWLTVLFANFAEAMAEGRGKAQADALRRTRTQTMANRLRKDGSQELVPAEQLRKEDVVTVSAGELIPGDGEVIEGIASVDESAITGESAPVIREAGGDRSAVTGGTRVLSDRIKVLITANPGESFLDRMIRLVEGAQRQKTPNEIALTILLSALTIIFLVVVMTLKFFGIYSGVAWSVTVLVALLVCLIPTTIGGLLSAIGIAGIDRLVQKNVLAMSGRAVEAAGDVNVLLLDKTGTITLGDRQATEYLPAEGVSVEELADAAQLASLADETPEGRSIVVLAKQYGLRGRNLSEMPLARFLPFSAQTRMSGVDIDGRKIRKGAADAVKNFAGGCFPEEVEDAVTRVSFQGGTPLIVAEGNRVLGVIYLKDIVKGGLSDRFERFRAMGIKTVMITGDNPLTAAAIAREAGVDDFLAEAKPEDKLALIRKEQASGYLVAMTGDGTNDAPALAQADVGVAMNTGTQAAKEAGNMVDLDSNPTKLIEIVEIGKQMLMTRGALTTFSIANDVAKYFAILPAMLIGVFPVIGPLNIMRLASPQSAILSAVIFNALIIVALIPLALRGVRFRPLSAAEMLRRNLLIYGLGGVVLPFPGIKLIDLAVNAFHLA; encoded by the coding sequence ATGGCCGTGAAGAAACATTCCCTGTTCGACAGGGAGATCGTCCAGCAGGCGGTCATTGCGTCGTTTCCGAAGCTGCACCCGCGTACCTTGATGAAAAATCCCGTCCTATTCGCCACTGAAGTGGGGGCCTTCATCACGACCGTCGGGCTCTTTTTCCGACCCGCCGGCGAACCGCTGGGATTCAGCCTACAGGTGGCGATCTGGTTGTGGTTGACGGTGCTGTTCGCCAACTTCGCCGAAGCCATGGCCGAAGGAAGGGGCAAGGCCCAGGCCGACGCGCTCCGGAGAACGCGAACCCAGACGATGGCAAATCGGCTCCGGAAGGACGGCTCGCAGGAATTGGTGCCGGCGGAGCAGCTCCGGAAGGAGGACGTCGTGACCGTATCCGCCGGGGAGCTCATCCCCGGAGACGGGGAGGTGATCGAGGGGATCGCCTCGGTGGACGAGTCCGCCATCACGGGGGAGTCGGCCCCCGTGATCCGCGAGGCGGGAGGAGACCGCAGCGCCGTCACGGGAGGCACCCGCGTCCTGTCGGACCGGATCAAGGTTCTCATCACCGCGAATCCGGGAGAGAGCTTCCTGGACCGCATGATCCGACTGGTGGAAGGGGCCCAGCGCCAGAAGACACCGAATGAAATCGCCCTGACGATCCTCCTCTCCGCCTTGACGATCATCTTCCTGGTCGTCGTCATGACGCTCAAGTTTTTCGGTATCTATTCGGGTGTCGCCTGGTCCGTTACCGTCCTGGTGGCGCTGCTCGTCTGCCTCATCCCGACCACCATCGGAGGCCTGCTGAGCGCCATCGGCATCGCCGGCATCGACCGGCTTGTGCAGAAAAACGTGCTTGCCATGAGCGGTCGCGCCGTGGAGGCGGCGGGAGACGTCAACGTCCTGCTTCTCGATAAAACCGGGACGATCACCCTCGGGGACCGGCAGGCGACCGAATACCTGCCGGCGGAGGGCGTGTCGGTCGAGGAGCTGGCGGATGCCGCGCAGCTCGCGTCCCTGGCCGACGAGACGCCGGAAGGCCGCAGCATCGTCGTGTTGGCCAAGCAATACGGCCTGAGAGGGCGGAATCTCTCGGAGATGCCCCTCGCCCGTTTCCTGCCGTTTTCGGCGCAAACCCGGATGAGCGGTGTCGACATCGACGGAAGAAAGATCCGCAAGGGGGCAGCGGATGCCGTCAAGAATTTTGCAGGCGGCTGTTTCCCCGAGGAGGTCGAGGACGCGGTCACCCGGGTTTCTTTCCAGGGCGGGACCCCCCTCATCGTGGCGGAAGGCAACCGGGTTCTCGGGGTGATCTACCTGAAGGACATCGTCAAAGGAGGCTTGAGCGATCGTTTCGAGCGTTTCCGGGCGATGGGGATCAAGACCGTCATGATCACCGGCGACAATCCTCTGACAGCCGCCGCGATTGCCCGGGAAGCGGGTGTGGACGACTTCCTGGCCGAAGCGAAGCCCGAAGATAAACTGGCGCTGATCCGGAAGGAACAGGCATCCGGCTACCTGGTCGCCATGACGGGGGATGGGACCAACGACGCCCCCGCTTTGGCCCAGGCCGACGTGGGGGTGGCGATGAACACCGGGACCCAGGCCGCCAAAGAGGCGGGGAACATGGTGGACCTGGATTCCAACCCCACCAAGCTGATCGAGATCGTGGAAATCGGCAAGCAGATGCTCATGACCCGCGGGGCGCTGACCACCTTCAGCATCGCCAACGACGTGGCAAAATATTTCGCCATCCTCCCGGCCATGCTGATCGGGGTGTTCCCGGTGATCGGGCCGTTGAACATCATGCGGCTTGCGTCGCCCCAAAGCGCCATTCTGAGCGCGGTCATCTTCAACGCTCTCATCA